A genome region from Arachis duranensis cultivar V14167 chromosome 6, aradu.V14167.gnm2.J7QH, whole genome shotgun sequence includes the following:
- the LOC127748536 gene encoding acetyl-coenzyme A carboxylase carboxyl transferase subunit beta, chloroplastic-like, with amino-acid sequence MEKGWFNSMLFYRQLEYRCGLSNSMDSFGPVENTSASEDPILIDMEKDFPSWNDSDNSSYSNVDYLVGVRNIRNFLSDKILLVRDNNSQRNRYSIYFDIENQFLEISNDPSFLSEPESLFDSYNKNSSYLNNVSKRHENHYMYDTKSSWKNGIHNCIESYLRSQICIVSHILGESDKYNDSYFYTSICGKGGNSSESEGSSIKTTITNENLTKREDSKDHDEKQKYKHLWIECENCYGLNYRKFFKSKMNICEHCGYHLKMSSSDRIELSIDPGTWNPMDEDMVSMDPIEFHSEEESESYKNRMDSYQRKTGLTEAVQTGTGQLNGIPVAIGIMDFQFMGGSMGSVVGEKITRLVEHAGNQLLPLILVCASGGARMQEGSLNLMQMAKISSAL; translated from the coding sequence ATGGAAAAAGGGTGGTTCAATTCTATGCTGTTTTATAGGCAGTTAGAATACAGGTGTGGGCTAAGTAACTCAATGGATAGTTTTGGTCCTGTTGAAAATACCAGTGCAAGTGAAGACCCAATTTTGATTGATATGGAAAAAGACTTTCCTAGCTGGAATGATAGTGACAATTCTAGTTACAGTAATGTTGATTATTTAGTCGGTGTCAGGAACATTAGAAATTTCCTATCTGATAAAATTCTTTTAGTTAGGGATAACAATAGCCAAAGGAACCGTTATTCCatatattttgatattgaaaatcaatttttggagATTTCTAATGATCCTTCTTTTCTAAGTGAACCAGAAAGTCTTTTTGATAGTTATAATAAGAATTCTAGCTATCTGAATAATGTCTCTAAGAGACATGAGAATCATTACATGTATGATACTAAATCGAGTTGGAAAAATGGCATTcataattgcattgaaagttaTCTTCGTTCTCAAATCTGTATTGTTAGTCACATTTTAGGTGAAAGTGATAAATACAATGACAGTTACTTTTATACTTCTATTTGTGGTAAGGGCGGAAATAGTAGTGAAAGCGAGGGTTCTTCCATAAAAACAACTATCACGAATGAGAATTTAACTAAAAGAGAGGATTCTAAAGATCatgatgaaaaacaaaaatacaagcATTTATGGATTGAATGCGAAAATTGTTATGGATTAAATTATaggaaattttttaaatcaaaaatgAATATTTGTGAACACTGTGGATATCATTTGAAAATGAGCAGTTCAGATAGAATCGAACTTTCGATTGATCCAGGTACTTGGAATCCTATGGATGAAGACATGGTCTCTATGGATCCCATTGAATTTCATTCGGAAGAGGAATCCGAATCCTATAAGAATCGTATGGACTCTTATCAAAGAAAGACAGGATTAACTGAGGCTGTTCAAACAGGCACAGGTCAACTAAACGGGATTCCTGTAGCAATTGGGATCATGGATTTTCAGTTTATGGGGGGTAGTATGGGATCTGTAGTAGGCGAGAAAATAACCCGTTTGGTCGAACATGCTGGCAATCAACTTTTACCTCTTATTCTAGTATGTGCGTCCGGAGGAGCACGTATGCAAGAAGGAAGTCTGAACTTGATGCAAATGGCTAAAATATCTTCTGCTTTATAA